The DNA region tatatatatatatatttattgttttaCTTTAACGCGCGCAATATAACGCTATACActttatatgaattaattTTCAAgtcattttcatttttttttataatcatttttaaagtcataataataaaaataaaccttattatatatatatatatttatttatttatttattttattttactttttttgTCAACTACAAAACTGTTATTTTTTCGAAcgaatatttaaattaaaaactattgttattttttatattatgcTCTATCAtatctataaatatatatgcgataagtaaaaaaaaaaaaaaaaaaaaaaaaatgtatgcgtgtatatatatatataagcacatgtgaaaaaaaaaatgaaaaaaatgaattatgattaatattaacacattaaatatataatgtgtATCCTCCATCAATAAAATCgttttatttaattttaaaattatttcttgttcattatttttacaaacaaatatataaatatatattcaaacaaagataaaatataattaattaaatcAATGAATAAAAGATtatgttaataatatgtacatacatatacatatatatatacatattgcgaatattattaaaatataatactgtccgattttttttctttatcattCAAATTATTCGTATCAACAGACGGATTTGAGTTCATCATACCGCTTGGAAGATTTCCCGCCTTAGCactataaataaaaatgaaaaaaatatatattattatatttctaCATATATACCATAGCCATATGAATtgaataattaaaatattaatcatatatttatatttaaataaaattaatatttacctttttataaaatttgaTATTTCATTATTCTTTTGGTCTAATTGTTTTTGACATTCAGCTATAATTTGTTCGACCTaacaattaaaaaaaaaaaaaaatatatatatatatatattaaaataggacatatataagaaaaaattaaatttttaaataagTTGTGCATTTAAAATGTAggaacaaaatatatatatgaatacATTTAAGGCTCACAATTTAgtttaaaaattataaaaatcaaaacataaataatattattatgtatattgAAATAccatatacatatatatatatatatatatatatatatataccttATTTTTATGGTCCAACAAAGCTGGCTTAATTTCCCCAACTGTTCTTTCAACTAAAACTTCTCCAACCATTCTGTAGCATCTTCTATCTGAAGGTACACTTTCCAAAGCTTCAAGCACTAATCTACAAAattgttaaaaaaaaaataaaagttcatttaaaatattgaaaaaataaaaaatcCTTATTCATTATACATAATATGATTAACATGTTTTCAATAAAtgtacaaaaaaaaaaaattaattttttatcCTTCGCATACTTGTGTTCAACTACATCTTGATATAATTCTTCTATCTTTGAAACTAATTGAACTCTATCCTTTTCAATTTGTTCATATGTTAATTTAGATTCTTTTGCCTGGCTTATATTAGCTGATTCAACATTACTCTTAGtttccatttttattaatatttcattgaagttaaatttttttattttattatatatatattatatatataattgaaaaaaaaaaaataaaaatacatttaatataaatatatattatattattattacaataattttcagaatatatgtaaaaaaaaaaaaaaattataaaaataaataaaagaaattttataaattcaatataattaatgtaaaaaaaaaaaaaaaaaaaaaattaaattatatagatCTTGTGCATAtgcattttttttttttttttttttttttttttttttttttttaaaaatatNNNNNNNNNNNNNNNNNNNNNNNNNNNNNNNNNNNNNNNNNNNNNNNNNNNNNNNNNNNNNNNNNNNNNNNNNNNNNNNNNNNNNNNNNNNNNNNNNNNNNNNNNNNNNNNNNNNNNNNNNNNNNNNNNNNNNNNNNNNNNNNNNNNNNNNNNNNNNNNNNNNNNNNNNNNNNNNNNNNNNNNNNNNNNNNNNNNNNNNNNNNNNNNNNNNNNNNNNNNNNNNNNNNNNNNNNNNNNNNNNNNatataacaaaatattattaatatatataatttttatatttccatAATGACTATTTATTCTtatgataaattattattcctacatatttaataaaaatatatattacttaatggtataaaaaaatttagGATTATCATATTCcaaatttaaataaaaaaaaaaagtatttCCATAActtatttacatttttataaagtTAAAGTTAACAAAAATgtgtacatatatttatatatatatatatttatttatttattttttatatgattaaaCTTTTAACTGAATCCTTAAATTTgtattaattaaaaaaaaaaaattaagatAAAAATTTAGTACATAATTTATAAGATGTACATCAAAAGGAAATGTTGAAAATGGTCACAATAAAGTAAAATTTGTCATACTGATACTTAAATAATCCCCGcatcatataataattttatgttatttttacttATCATACATCTAGAtatctttaatatatgaCGTATTTTGTGTTATATTAGTAAATGCATGTAtgtaattattaatttatataaattataatcaATTCACATGAAATTAAGgaataaaattaaaaacGAACATTAAGGGATAAATTTATAATCCTTATTAttcaacatatatatatatatatatttaaatattttttcgttttttttttttttttctttttttttcccaTTTACTGTTAatcattaatttttaatgtatttcaatccatatataaaaattcGCATTTTTACGAAgcataaaatatatttcataattaAATGAATTCAACCTATACAACGATCCTATATATACTTAAATCCGTTTTTTgaattaaatgaaaataatttttttttatttttctttatagTATATAGGCATTTAATacatacacatatatatatatatatatatattatataaatatgtaatgGTATATGtccatatttttatctCTTCATgacatatttaaaaaaaaatatatatatattattcaaaataagacataatagataaaaaaaaaaaaaaaataaaagttacaaaaatattcaGATTGTAGAAAgagaaaattataaagataaggtctttaaatatttattatgtaaaaattattctattattattatttttttttttttagtgACATGCTATCTAGCTAGCTTAAATGAAATTggaataaaatatattcctATACGTATgacttttttttttttttttttttataatgcAGACTAATCTTACATGACATGTTCataacattttatttaaaagaatataatgcacacattattttattttatgtaattattttgtttaaGAACATTTcataaaagaaaaataaataggGATGAGgttaaaataaattacattatatatatatatatatatatatatttataatttaaaggaaaaatataacCGTTACACAAAGTAATATGTgaaaaaaacatattagacattcattaaatttatttttttttatatatattttggTTTCTAAGCATTTTACCTTATTCTATACTTTtgtaaaattaaaaaaaactataatgtaaaaattaattatatatatgaacatttatgtgatatatatatatatatatatatatatatatatttatttatttttatttatttaaaaggaaaaaatatatggtcttttttatttaaaaaatatatgtaagCCATTTATTGATATATGTGGCAAAAATCcaaattttcatattaattatacttttttttttttttttttaagataaaaaatataatttacgcttttcaaaaaaaacttcaagaaaatatataaaacacAATTTCATATGAAATAACTGTCTATAGAGttatttttcaaaaataataaataaaatgatcATTCAATAACTTggatttaaaaaaaaaataataaaaatgtcTATCCCATTTCATTCTTCATGCTTTTCTAAAGCTCCTAAATATGCTCTACAACCTGTTCATGAAAATATTGGAATTCCTGTATTCCACAAAACCCCTAAAATTGTAGAAATTCCTGAAATTCGTGAAATTACAAAATTTGTAGAGTCTGTAAAGGTAGTCGATATACCAATTGAACAAGTTCGTATTGTTCCCAAATTGAAAGTAAGAGAAGTTGAAAAAATTAGGCATGTTCCCGGTCCAGTAGAATATATTGACATACCACAAGAACGTATAATACACAAGGTATACAAAGAGATAAGAGAAAAAATTCATGAAATACCACAGATTGAGGATATAGAAATTGAGGTACCCATATATGTTCCTACTCCTATAGGTCCTCCAAAGAATATACATGTGAATATTCCATTACCTTACAATGTTCCcaaattttattatacaCCTAACAACCGTTATTCACATATAATACCATGTGACATGCCTCCTCATAGAACACAAATACCCGATATAAACTTTGAGGAAAAAACTTTTAATGGTTATTCTGAGgacaaaaatatttgtatgacacatgatgataatataatacattcAAATAGAAGcatgaaatataataaaaatgagaataatatgttcgataataataactttgataatgatataaatgacaaaaatatatatgataataatatatttgataataCATCCTATTATAACAGTACcaatgataataatatctaTGATGGTAATACCTATGGaaataatatgtatgaTAATATTAGTACATATTACGAAGAtcaagaaaataatattcattcAAGGGGAAAAgacaaatatattaataataataataataattataataataagtatattaacaattattacaaaaataCTCCTACTAAAggtatattaaaaaatgaaaacaTTTCCACATCACCTGGGTTACAAgaacattattattattcttattcAAAATGtaatagaaaaaatgaagGAAGGGCTCACCATTATGATAAAGATACATATGATGATATGAATACTTGGGATAATTATGCagaaaatatgaattatatatatgaagatgatgaagatgaaaatgaatataaaaatcGTAAGAAACGTGTAACAGAACTTATTgttaaaagaaaaaaataataaatttatataaataataatttgtatttattttatttaatttttttttttttttttttatttgttcatatgaatatatatatatatatatatatacatatattttattttttgctttcttttttttctttcgGTCATTCcaatgaaaaaaaaaaaaattaaaatttacaacatatatttaaaatggccttataatgataaaagTAGCTTTATGTGTATcatttatgtattttaatCTAAAgtataaaaacaaataaatttttaagGCATATTGTTCtagtataaatataaagaaataaaaaaatatttatatgtatttatatatttatatatttgtttcaatataattctcatattattcaaattCGTACTTTGCgtttctttttaatttacattctataatatttcatacATTATAAAGTgtaacattttttttttttttttgtaacatataaaatagaaCATTATTCGATTTATGTTTTTGAAATTGTTCGaagtttatataattcggatataacatatatatttatatattatttagtggtatttaaaatttcttttccattttttttttttttttattattttttgatattatgatataaaaaaaaaatgaagtTTAATGTTAAAAATAATCTTGAGGAACAGATAAAGTCCttaaacaataataatataccATATAAATACTATAATCCCcagaataatataaatattcataacTATTTATGTGATAAGAGTATAATATACAAGTGTCCGTCTAGTTCATATTTAAGCCTTAATGAATTGTTAAAATTTGTTGACagtataaataatataaaggatgagaaaattaattatatggATTCTAGTATGACATATGTGAAAACTCAACAAAAAGAAGGAATGTTAATACAAAATGAAAGgaatgaagaaaaatataatatacatgaaaataatttaaataatagaattttaagaaatgaaaaaacTATCTTTTATCAACCAGAAAGTTATCACTATGATGAACATATACAAAAGGTTAATCATccaaataataatgatataaaaaatgtaagTAATTACAATAATGAAGACAAAATAACTCCCCAATTGGTATATCATATAAGTAGTGGTTTGGAAGAAAATTCAAGCCTAAAAAAAGAGGTTACATATTcaccaaaaaaaaatatgcCCTCACAACCTCCTACTcaacataatattatattacacAATTTATTACAATGTCGAACTAACTTATCAAAgttgaataatattaagGATCctgaaaaattaattaGTACTAAAAATATCAAACTTCTTTCTTTACATCGTCCTAATACTAttgatgatataaaaaatttgaatCTAACTGGATTTGGTGAagataaaattaaaaaatatggataTGAAATTTTAAAAGTTTTTCATTCTAGTTATCAGGACAAcaataattaaaaaaaataaactaataataatattaaatatatatgataaaatcGGCCctatattctttatattaataacgtaaaatataaaaaataacatatattattagatGTAGACAATATATAGTATTATTGAAATTATACCATGTTAAcataacaaaaaaaaaaaaaaaaaaaaaaatacaattatatatatatatatatatatgattggaattgttttattttgaatatcattcatttatatatatttaaatgaaaaatatatatatttaaaaatttttccttgctttatatttattatggaaaattttattatatgatatataagTTATACagtatattatataataatataatttaatatatcatatgCAAGGCATATACATTATTGAAGGATGTGAATATACTATATTgttaaaattattatgtaattttaatataaaattcttttttttcttttttgtattatataattcgTAGATATTGATGGAATAtttaagaataatatatggATCATTATGTAgtacatacatacatacaaacatatatatatatatatatatattataattctgtaattatattatataattgtatataatatatttttattttgaaatgttgcatatatattaggatatgaaaaaaatatagcacttattaaaaaattttataaaataatatgcatattcatatatatatttgtttacGTGGTACCTCttaatataaattctttatgtatatattatttttatacaaaatataacagcataatattattatattatttctttatcaagagaatataatatttttttcctcaccattttaatttcacatataatataattgataattttaaaatagtagtatgaaattaatatattaaataaatatatttttttattaactTTAAATACCATAGTATATTACTTATAAGACTTTagattttttatttaattttattttaataaaataaaaagggatattatatataattatatatatatatatatatatatatatatatataatataaacaaattagaggcaaaaaaaaaaattcttcAAGAAAATGAATACGTACATATCTGAGTGTATatacattaaaaatattaatatataaaataaaaggaaagaaaaagtggaacaaaaaaatgtaaaatataaaagttaatttaaaacaaataacaa from Plasmodium gaboni strain SY75 chromosome 14, whole genome shotgun sequence includes:
- a CDS encoding putative prefoldin subunit 2; translated protein: METKSNVESANISQAKESKLTYEQIEKDRVQLVSKIEELYQDVVEHKLVLEALESVPSDRRCYRMVGEVLVERTVGEIKPALLDHKNKVEQIIAECQKQLDQKNNEISNFIKSAKAGNLPSGMMNSNPSVDTNNLNDKEKKSDSIIF
- a CDS encoding hypothetical protein (conserved Plasmodium protein, unknown function), with translation MKFNVKNNLEEQIKSLNNNNIPYKYYNPQNNINIHNYLCDKSIIYKCPSSSYLSLNELLKFVDSINNIKDEKINYMDSSMTYVKTQQKEGMLIQNERNEEKYNIHENNLNNRILRNEKTIFYQPESYHYDEHIQKVNHPNNNDIKNVSNYNNEDKITPQLVYHISSGLEENSSLKKEVTYSPKKNMPSQPPTQHNIILHNLLQCRTNLSKLNNIKDPEKLISTKNIKLLSLHRPNTIDDIKNLNLTGFGEDKIKKYGYEILKVFHSSYQDNNN
- a CDS encoding hypothetical protein (conserved Plasmodium protein, unknown function) is translated as MSIPFHSSCFSKAPKYALQPVHENIGIPVFHKTPKIVEIPEIREITKFVESVKVVDIPIEQVRIVPKLKVREVEKIRHVPGPVEYIDIPQERIIHKVYKEIREKIHEIPQIEDIEIEVPIYVPTPIGPPKNIHVNIPLPYNVPKFYYTPNNRYSHIIPCDMPPHRTQIPDINFEEKTFNGYSEDKNICMTHDDNIIHSNRSMKYNKNENNMFDNNNFDNDINDKNIYDNNIFDNTSYYNSTNDNNIYDGNTYGNNMYDNISTYYEDQENNIHSRGKDKYINNNNNNYNNKYINNYYKNTPTKGILKNENISTSPGLQEHYYYSYSKCNRKNEGRAHHYDKDTYDDMNTWDNYAENMNYIYEDDEDENEYKNRKKRVTELIVKRKK